Below is a window of Thermococcus sp. DNA.
CAACAAAGAGGGCCTTCCCCTCCCTTTCGTTCAAAGCCACCAAGTCAATCTCTTCGCTCTTGTGCCACCATCTTCCAATTTTTGTGAACCTGAAAGGTAACCTGTTAGCCTTGTTTAGCTCTATTAAAAACTGCTTCGCTATTTTCTCGAAAATAAACCCTAAGTAGCGGTTAAAGTTTCTCTTAAAGTTTTCTAAAGGTTCTTCAAGGAGGCCGAGCTCTATCTCCTCTTTGAAGGGGTGAACAAAGGTGTAGTAGAACGCGAAGTAGTTGTCCGCTATGAAGTAACGGGCGTTTCTGCTCCTGATTTTTTCTTTTCCCTTGAGAGTTACTGGAACTTCTTTCCTCAAGATGCCAAGCTCGATGAGGGTTGAGATATAGCGGGGAAGCTTCGAGCCGTCGATGCCCGTAGCGTTCCGTATCTCTCCAAAAGAGCGGTTTCCGTAACCAACTGCCTCAAGGATTGTGTTGTAGGTGCTCAAATCCCTCAGCTCATAGCGGAGCAGAAACTCAGCCTCGCTGTAGAGGAAGCCCCTCTCGAAGAACTCCTGCCTAATGTTCTCTTCGGGACTGAGAGCAGGGTCAAAGCGCAGTAAGTACTCGGGAATACCGTCTAAAACTGCGTAAGTCTTCACGAGCTCCTCAATGCCGTAATCTGGAAAGAACTCGCCGATGTGCCAGAATTTAAGTGGTTCAATCTTGAGCGAAAGGGTTCTCCTTCCATAGATTGGACTGCCGTAGCCCGTCAGTTCCTCCATCATCGAGACACTGGAACCGCACAGGACTATCGGGTTCTTCTGGTTGAAATCTAGGTACTCCTGGAGAACTCCTAGAACCCTTGGATGGTTCCTGACGAGCACCTGAAACTCATCAAGGATCAGAACGACCCCGCTTGGGAGGGCCTCAAGGAATTCCTCAAAAGAGTTCACTGGCTTTCTTATGAACTCCTCCTTCCCAGTCAGTCGGAAGAGCTTCATAGAGAGTGCTTTAAGCGT
It encodes the following:
- a CDS encoding ATP-binding protein, coding for MIIQKFVNREEELSRLRDAFKKNALVIVYGRRRVGKTRLLIEAVKDVPHLYHLCKEEEVNETLKALSMKLFRLTGKEEFIRKPVNSFEEFLEALPSGVVLILDEFQVLVRNHPRVLGVLQEYLDFNQKNPIVLCGSSVSMMEELTGYGSPIYGRRTLSLKIEPLKFWHIGEFFPDYGIEELVKTYAVLDGIPEYLLRFDPALSPEENIRQEFFERGFLYSEAEFLLRYELRDLSTYNTILEAVGYGNRSFGEIRNATGIDGSKLPRYISTLIELGILRKEVPVTLKGKEKIRSRNARYFIADNYFAFYYTFVHPFKEEIELGLLEEPLENFKRNFNRYLGFIFEKIAKQFLIELNKANRLPFRFTKIGRWWHKSEEIDLVALNEREGKALFVEVKWKDLSEREARRILRDLERKAELVGLEGWEHSCGLVAKRVEEKDKLRAEGWLIWDLEDFERLISHKEEV